A genomic region of Limnohabitans curvus contains the following coding sequences:
- the pgl gene encoding 6-phosphogluconolactonase, which produces MTSAWHPESRGTLTVHTVNPAELNVRLAQDIAQRLAAAIQARGLAVLSVSGGKSPVALFEALRVIDIDWSRVRITLVDERCVPRSHPDSNALLVQTHLLQDLAAKGQLVFMVASTAAPLDTPATLAKAASLALTAAGVADVLVLGMGADGHTASLFPEAPNLTDALDLRNTQTCVAIELAHPPANAPYARITQTLAQILSARHIVLPLFGTDKLNTLQQAWKQATPALPISCVLQQTQTPVALWLAN; this is translated from the coding sequence ATGACCTCCGCATGGCATCCTGAATCACGCGGCACCTTGACGGTTCACACTGTCAACCCAGCCGAGTTGAATGTGCGCTTGGCACAAGACATCGCGCAGCGTTTAGCTGCCGCCATTCAAGCACGTGGCTTGGCTGTGCTCAGTGTGTCAGGTGGTAAATCGCCCGTGGCTTTGTTTGAAGCACTGCGAGTGATTGACATCGACTGGTCGCGCGTGCGCATCACTTTGGTGGACGAGCGTTGCGTGCCACGCAGCCACCCCGACAGCAATGCGCTGTTGGTGCAAACCCATTTGCTGCAAGACCTCGCTGCCAAAGGGCAACTGGTGTTCATGGTGGCCAGCACGGCAGCGCCTTTGGATACACCTGCCACGCTTGCCAAAGCAGCCAGCCTTGCACTGACCGCTGCAGGCGTGGCCGATGTGTTGGTGCTGGGCATGGGCGCAGATGGCCACACGGCGTCCTTGTTTCCGGAGGCCCCCAATTTGACGGATGCGCTGGACCTGCGCAACACCCAAACCTGCGTGGCCATTGAATTGGCGCATCCCCCTGCCAATGCCCCCTATGCGCGCATCACGCAAACCTTGGCGCAAATTTTGTCGGCACGACACATCGTGTTGCCGCTTTTTGGCACCGACAAACTCAATACCTTGCAGCAAGCGTGGAAGCAAGCCACACCTGCCCTACCGATTTCATGTGTGTTGCAACAAACCCAAACGCCTGTGGCGCTTTGGCTTGCCAACTGA
- the zwf gene encoding glucose-6-phosphate dehydrogenase — translation MTHPNPPAGTLDIVIFGGAGDLSFRKLLPALYMAHLHDKLDASARIIAVGRQEWTRQEYLDFIDKSSPAFIEKDAFTADDWQSFLNRLAYVSMDVTNANDFQKLKDLCGTPALRVYYLATAPSLFTQICAHLSGAGLVDAQSRVVLEKPLGTDLASARDINSQVARYFDEQQIYRIDHYLGKETVQNLMVLRFGNAIFEPLWRAPYIKSVQITVAESVGVGSRAGFYDGAGAMRDMVQNHLLQLLCIVAMEPPISLGADDVRDEKLKVLRSLRKMDLADIKRDTVRGQYTAGASEGAAVKGYLEEDNVPASSRTETFVALRAHINNARWANVPFFLRTGKRMQRRESQIIIEFADQPFSIFGSTAQQEPNRLIITLQPEESIQLEMMVKEPGTGMNLHPVKLGLDLQQSSDKRRAEAYERLLMDVIKGRLTHFMRRDELEAAWIWVEPIINGWAELDDKPRAYSAGSWGPAASSALMAREELSWFEEA, via the coding sequence ATGACACACCCCAACCCACCAGCGGGCACGCTGGACATCGTGATTTTTGGCGGCGCGGGCGACTTGTCGTTTCGCAAACTCTTGCCCGCGCTCTACATGGCGCATTTGCATGACAAGCTCGACGCCTCGGCACGCATCATTGCCGTCGGTCGCCAAGAGTGGACGCGCCAAGAGTATTTGGATTTCATCGACAAAAGCTCACCGGCCTTCATCGAAAAAGACGCCTTCACAGCAGACGACTGGCAAAGCTTTTTGAACCGACTGGCCTACGTGAGCATGGACGTCACCAACGCCAACGACTTCCAAAAGCTCAAAGACTTGTGTGGCACACCCGCGCTGCGCGTGTATTACCTGGCCACGGCACCGAGCTTGTTCACGCAAATTTGCGCGCACTTGTCGGGCGCAGGTTTGGTGGATGCGCAGTCGCGCGTGGTACTTGAAAAACCACTAGGCACCGACCTCGCCTCAGCCCGCGACATCAACAGTCAAGTGGCCCGTTACTTTGACGAGCAACAGATTTACCGCATCGACCATTACCTCGGCAAAGAGACGGTGCAAAACCTGATGGTGCTGCGTTTTGGCAATGCCATTTTTGAGCCACTGTGGCGCGCGCCTTACATCAAGAGCGTGCAAATTACCGTGGCCGAAAGCGTGGGCGTGGGCAGCCGTGCAGGTTTTTACGACGGCGCCGGCGCCATGCGTGACATGGTGCAAAACCACTTGTTACAGCTTCTGTGCATCGTGGCCATGGAGCCGCCCATTTCCTTGGGCGCAGACGATGTGCGTGATGAAAAGCTCAAAGTGTTGCGCTCGCTGCGCAAGATGGATTTGGCCGACATCAAACGCGACACCGTGCGGGGCCAATACACTGCAGGTGCTTCTGAAGGTGCTGCCGTCAAAGGCTACTTGGAAGAAGACAACGTGCCCGCCAGCAGCCGCACCGAAACCTTCGTGGCCTTGCGCGCGCACATCAACAACGCACGTTGGGCCAATGTGCCGTTCTTCTTGCGCACGGGCAAACGCATGCAGCGCCGCGAATCGCAAATCATCATTGAGTTTGCAGATCAGCCGTTTTCTATCTTCGGCTCCACCGCACAGCAAGAGCCCAACCGACTCATCATCACCTTGCAACCTGAAGAATCGATTCAGCTGGAGATGATGGTCAAAGAGCCAGGCACGGGCATGAACTTGCATCCGGTGAAGCTCGGCCTCGATTTGCAACAGTCGTCCGACAAACGCCGTGCCGAAGCCTATGAGCGTTTGTTGATGGACGTCATCAAAGGTCGCCTCACCCACTTCATGCGTCGTGATGAATTAGAAGCAGCATGGATTTGGGTCGAGCCCATCATCAACGGCTGGGCTGAGTTGGACGACAAACCGCGCGCCTACTCTGCTGGCAGCTGGGGCCCTGCGGCGTCATCGGCCTTGATGGCGCGCGAAGAACTGTCGTGGTTTGAGGAAGCTTGA
- a CDS encoding MurR/RpiR family transcriptional regulator yields the protein MLERIKSTLSSLAPAEQRVGKLLLTDPRTFSTLPVTELAERAGVSKPTVVRFCRSMGYEGLSDFKLKLAGSLSEGVPFIHRNVGAQDNSNEVLVKVIDNTVTAFLKYRNDASSAAIDKAAEAIALTHKKGKRLEFFGVGNSGIVAQDAQHKFFRLGFHTISHSDGHMQIMSASLLGPGDCLVVFSNSGRTRDLLDSCEIAKKNGATTVVVTASGSPLANAGKIHLAADHPESYEKFSPMVSRLLHLMIVDVLATTVALRIGSTQLQPLLRNMKQNLLNKRYS from the coding sequence ATGTTGGAACGTATCAAATCGACCTTGTCGTCTTTAGCCCCGGCCGAACAGCGCGTGGGCAAGCTTCTTCTCACTGATCCTCGCACCTTCTCGACACTGCCCGTGACCGAGCTGGCCGAACGTGCAGGGGTGAGCAAACCCACCGTGGTGCGGTTTTGCCGCAGCATGGGCTACGAAGGTTTGAGTGATTTCAAACTCAAGCTCGCCGGCAGCTTGAGCGAAGGCGTGCCCTTCATCCACCGCAACGTGGGCGCACAAGACAACAGCAACGAGGTGTTGGTCAAAGTCATTGACAACACCGTCACCGCGTTTTTGAAATACCGCAACGATGCATCATCAGCCGCGATTGACAAAGCCGCCGAAGCCATCGCCCTCACCCACAAAAAAGGCAAACGCCTTGAGTTTTTTGGTGTGGGCAATTCAGGCATCGTGGCGCAAGACGCGCAACACAAATTTTTCCGTCTGGGTTTTCACACCATCTCGCACAGCGATGGCCACATGCAAATCATGAGCGCCTCTTTGCTCGGCCCTGGTGACTGCTTGGTGGTGTTCTCTAACTCTGGTCGCACACGCGATTTGCTCGACTCATGCGAGATTGCCAAAAAGAACGGTGCCACCACCGTGGTGGTCACCGCCTCTGGTTCACCACTGGCCAACGCCGGAAAAATTCACCTCGCGGCAGACCACCCCGAGAGTTACGAAAAATTCAGCCCCATGGTGTCGCGCTTGCTGCACCTGATGATCGTCGACGTGTTGGCCACCACCGTGGCACTGCGCATTGGCAGCACACAGCTGCAACCTCTGCTACGCAACATGAAGCAAAACCTTCTTAACAAACGTTACTCATGA
- a CDS encoding ROK family transcriptional regulator yields the protein MKTMRGSNHTGMRQFNERTVLRAIRHEGAIPKADLARLTQLSSQTVSIIVNRLLDDGLLIKQERIRGKIGQPSVPLAINPDGAYSIGLQVGRRSLEVVVTDFLGQMRHQWQHTYPYPSPTEVLPKIKEGLKLMHKRMGAEAWKRAVGIGLSAPLAMHQWGDLMGKKAQKAMVDWEHIDLVQEVQAMSALPVEFAKDTTAACVAELVQGLGRDVPNFLYVYVGTFVGGGLVMDGHIVNGPRGNAGAIGSMPIGLPPLGTRANANTPAQLLQLASGWQLEQALMAAGHDPLLVQQDAIMSSEFSAFTQPWLSQAAKALAMSATSAAALLDLDAIIMDGSLNPKLLQALIQQTEARLAQFSFDGIHQPQILAGRVGHHARALGGALLPLHAQFFPDKDIFLKQDELG from the coding sequence ATGAAAACAATGCGTGGGTCCAACCACACCGGTATGCGCCAGTTCAACGAGCGCACGGTGCTGCGCGCCATTCGTCACGAAGGCGCCATTCCCAAAGCCGATTTGGCGCGGCTCACGCAACTGTCGTCACAAACCGTGTCGATCATCGTCAACCGCTTGCTAGACGATGGCTTGCTCATCAAGCAAGAGCGCATTCGCGGCAAGATTGGTCAGCCCTCGGTGCCTCTCGCCATCAACCCCGATGGCGCGTACAGCATCGGTTTGCAAGTGGGCCGCCGTAGCCTCGAAGTGGTGGTGACTGACTTCCTTGGCCAAATGCGTCACCAGTGGCAGCACACCTATCCCTACCCTTCCCCAACCGAGGTGCTTCCCAAAATCAAAGAGGGCTTGAAGCTCATGCACAAACGCATGGGTGCTGAGGCATGGAAACGCGCCGTGGGCATTGGTCTGAGCGCCCCACTCGCCATGCACCAATGGGGCGACTTGATGGGCAAGAAGGCTCAAAAAGCCATGGTGGATTGGGAGCACATCGACTTGGTGCAAGAAGTTCAGGCCATGTCGGCCCTGCCCGTCGAATTTGCCAAAGACACGACTGCCGCTTGCGTGGCTGAATTGGTGCAAGGCTTGGGCCGCGATGTGCCGAACTTTTTGTATGTTTATGTCGGTACGTTTGTGGGTGGTGGATTGGTGATGGATGGCCACATCGTCAACGGGCCGCGCGGCAACGCGGGTGCGATTGGCTCCATGCCCATAGGACTGCCGCCTTTGGGCACCCGCGCCAATGCCAACACACCTGCGCAATTGCTGCAACTCGCCTCGGGTTGGCAACTGGAACAAGCCTTGATGGCTGCAGGCCACGACCCGCTGTTGGTGCAACAAGACGCCATCATGAGCTCCGAGTTCAGTGCATTCACACAGCCCTGGTTGTCGCAAGCCGCCAAAGCCTTGGCCATGAGCGCCACCAGTGCCGCCGCCCTGCTGGATCTGGACGCCATCATCATGGATGGCTCGCTCAACCCCAAGCTCTTGCAAGCCCTCATCCAACAAACAGAAGCCCGCTTGGCGCAATTCAGCTTTGATGGCATTCATCAGCCCCAAATTTTGGCCGGTCGCGTGGGTCACCATGCGCGTGCTTTGGGTGGTGCACTGTTACCCTTACACGCCCAGTTCTTCCCCGACAAAGACATCTTTTTGAAGCAAGACGAATTGGGGTAA
- a CDS encoding RbsD/FucU family protein, translating to MLKGIDPILTPELLMHLCAMGHGEWVAVVDANFTADYLAHGKPVVRLPGLSLKRVSDAVLSVFPLATDVAQPAALMHVCHSDAAHRTEAQQAVIGLVNKAGFQSNQVETVERYAFYEKIKDASLIVQTGEGTAYGNAMFCKGVILL from the coding sequence GTGCTCAAAGGAATTGACCCCATCCTCACCCCCGAGTTGCTCATGCACCTGTGTGCCATGGGCCATGGCGAATGGGTGGCCGTTGTGGATGCCAACTTCACCGCTGATTATTTGGCACACGGCAAACCCGTGGTTCGCCTGCCGGGCCTCAGCCTAAAACGCGTGAGCGATGCTGTGTTGTCGGTGTTCCCACTCGCCACCGATGTGGCGCAACCAGCCGCCCTCATGCACGTGTGCCACAGCGATGCCGCCCATCGCACCGAGGCACAACAAGCGGTGATTGGTTTGGTCAACAAAGCGGGCTTTCAGTCGAACCAAGTGGAGACGGTGGAGCGCTATGCGTTCTACGAGAAAATCAAAGATGCCAGTTTGATTGTTCAAACTGGCGAAGGCACGGCCTACGGCAATGCCATGTTCTGCAAAGGTGTGATTCTTTTATGA
- a CDS encoding sugar ABC transporter substrate-binding protein, with product MKLNTPKLMLTALALAATSAYAAEPVIGLITKTETNPFFVKMKEGAQAEATKLGAKVMSAAGKTDGDNAGQVTAMENMIAAGAKTILITPSDSKAIVPAIKKAQAQGVMIIALDSPTEPANATDALFATDNYKAGVFIGQYAKAALNGKKPVIATLDLFPGHPVGAQRHNGFLQGYGLTSLDAKSNELAKPAEVVCMADSFGDRAKGQTGMENCLQKNPNINVVYTINEPAAAGAYNALKAAGKEKDVLIVSVDGGCAGIKDVGAGVIAATSQQYPLRMAAMGVAAGVEYAKTGKKVSGYTDTGVTLISAKAMKGVDSKDVKTGTDLCWGNK from the coding sequence ATGAAATTGAACACACCTAAATTGATGTTGACAGCTCTTGCCTTGGCCGCAACCAGCGCTTATGCCGCTGAGCCAGTGATCGGATTGATCACCAAAACAGAAACCAACCCCTTCTTTGTGAAAATGAAAGAGGGCGCGCAAGCCGAAGCTACCAAACTTGGCGCCAAAGTGATGTCTGCCGCAGGCAAGACCGATGGTGACAACGCAGGTCAAGTCACCGCCATGGAAAACATGATTGCCGCAGGTGCCAAAACCATTTTGATCACGCCCAGCGATTCCAAAGCCATCGTGCCTGCTATCAAGAAAGCGCAAGCACAAGGCGTGATGATCATTGCTTTGGATAGCCCCACAGAGCCAGCCAACGCTACGGATGCGTTGTTTGCCACCGACAACTACAAAGCCGGTGTCTTCATTGGTCAATACGCCAAAGCCGCTTTGAATGGCAAGAAGCCCGTCATCGCCACCCTCGATTTGTTCCCAGGCCACCCTGTAGGCGCACAGCGCCACAACGGTTTCTTGCAAGGCTACGGCTTGACCTCACTCGATGCCAAGAGCAACGAGTTGGCCAAACCTGCTGAAGTGGTGTGTATGGCCGACAGCTTTGGCGACCGCGCCAAAGGCCAAACCGGCATGGAAAATTGCTTGCAAAAGAACCCCAACATCAACGTGGTCTACACCATCAATGAGCCCGCAGCTGCCGGTGCTTACAACGCACTCAAGGCAGCAGGCAAAGAGAAAGACGTGTTGATCGTGTCTGTGGATGGCGGCTGCGCTGGCATCAAAGACGTGGGCGCTGGCGTGATCGCAGCGACATCGCAACAATACCCCTTGCGCATGGCCGCCATGGGTGTGGCTGCGGGTGTGGAATATGCCAAGACCGGTAAAAAAGTCAGCGGCTACACCGACACTGGTGTGACCCTGATTTCAGCCAAAGCCATGAAAGGCGTGGACAGCAAAGACGTCAAAACCGGCACAGACTTGTGCTGGGGTAACAAGTAA
- a CDS encoding ABC transporter permease, with translation MNSFKDKLPPMGTLGPLIALVLACVFFASQSDRFLSTQNFSLILAQVMVVGVIAIGQTLIILTAGIDLSCGMVMALGGIVMTKFAVDYGLSTPVAMACGLAVTTLFGYLNGVLVTRIKLPPFIVTLGTLNIAFAITQLYSGSQTVTDIPAGMNWLGNTFSLGGATVSYGVVMMLGLYLFTWFALRETPAGRHVYAVGNSPEATRLTGIPTEKVLLGVYVLAGLCYGLAAMLGVARTGAGDPNAGQTENLDAITAVVLGGTSLFGGRGVILGTLVGALIVGVFRNGLTLMGVSSVYQILVTGILVILAVATDQLSRKGAR, from the coding sequence ATGAATTCCTTCAAAGACAAGCTTCCACCCATGGGCACCTTGGGACCGCTGATCGCACTGGTGTTGGCCTGCGTGTTTTTTGCCAGCCAAAGCGATCGGTTTTTGAGCACCCAAAACTTCTCGCTCATCTTGGCGCAAGTCATGGTGGTGGGCGTGATTGCCATTGGTCAAACCCTCATCATCTTGACTGCAGGCATTGACTTGTCATGTGGCATGGTCATGGCGCTGGGCGGCATTGTGATGACCAAATTTGCAGTGGACTATGGGCTTTCAACGCCCGTCGCGATGGCGTGTGGCTTGGCGGTGACGACCTTGTTTGGTTACCTCAACGGCGTGTTGGTGACGCGCATCAAATTGCCGCCTTTCATCGTGACCTTGGGCACCTTGAACATTGCCTTTGCCATCACGCAGCTTTATTCAGGTTCACAAACCGTGACCGATATTCCTGCAGGCATGAACTGGTTGGGCAACACATTTTCATTGGGTGGCGCGACCGTGAGCTACGGCGTGGTGATGATGCTCGGTCTCTATTTATTTACTTGGTTTGCGTTGCGTGAAACCCCAGCAGGCCGACATGTGTACGCCGTGGGCAACAGCCCAGAGGCCACACGTTTGACGGGTATCCCCACAGAAAAAGTGTTGTTGGGTGTGTATGTGTTGGCGGGCCTTTGCTATGGACTCGCCGCCATGCTGGGTGTGGCGCGCACAGGCGCGGGGGACCCCAATGCAGGACAAACCGAAAACTTAGACGCCATCACTGCCGTGGTGTTGGGTGGCACCAGTTTGTTTGGTGGCCGTGGTGTGATCTTGGGCACGTTGGTAGGCGCATTGATTGTGGGCGTGTTCCGCAACGGCCTCACGCTCATGGGCGTGTCGTCGGTTTATCAAATTTTGGTCACAGGTATTTTGGTGATCTTGGCTGTGGCCACGGATCAACTCTCACGCAAGGGAGCGCGCTAA
- a CDS encoding ATP-binding cassette domain-containing protein gives MSGTQHNIVMSAKGLVKRYGQVTALDGADFELRAGEILAVIGDNGAGKSSLIKCLSGATVPDEGMISLDGNPIYFKSPIDARRAGIETVYQDLAVAPAMSIAENLFLGREIRRPGFAGNVLRMLDKKRMLQESIERMNDLKVGIRSMTQAVETLSGGQRQCVAVSRAAAFAQHVVIMDEPTAALGVKEGNMVLELIRRVRDKGLPVVLISHNMPHVFEIADRIHVARLGKRAAVLNPKNISMSDTVAVMTGAMKPEDIPAECLA, from the coding sequence ATGAGCGGCACACAACACAACATCGTCATGTCGGCCAAGGGCTTGGTCAAACGCTATGGCCAAGTCACAGCTTTGGACGGCGCAGACTTTGAACTGCGCGCTGGCGAAATCTTGGCAGTCATTGGCGACAACGGCGCAGGCAAGTCGTCACTTATCAAATGCTTGTCGGGTGCGACCGTACCTGATGAAGGCATGATTTCTTTGGATGGCAACCCTATCTATTTTAAATCGCCCATCGACGCGCGCCGCGCAGGCATTGAAACCGTGTACCAAGATTTGGCCGTTGCGCCTGCGATGAGCATTGCCGAGAACTTGTTTTTAGGCCGCGAAATTCGCCGTCCCGGCTTTGCAGGCAACGTGCTGCGCATGCTGGACAAAAAGCGAATGCTGCAAGAAAGCATTGAGCGCATGAACGACCTCAAGGTGGGCATTCGCTCGATGACCCAAGCGGTAGAAACCTTGTCTGGCGGTCAGCGTCAGTGCGTGGCTGTCTCCCGCGCTGCAGCATTTGCGCAGCACGTGGTCATCATGGATGAACCCACGGCAGCGCTGGGCGTGAAAGAAGGCAATATGGTGCTTGAGCTGATTCGCCGCGTGCGCGACAAAGGCCTGCCTGTGGTGCTGATTTCGCACAACATGCCCCATGTGTTTGAAATTGCAGACCGCATCCACGTGGCCCGTTTGGGCAAACGCGCAGCCGTTTTGAATCCGAAAAACATCAGCATGAGTGACACCGTGGCGGTGATGACGGGCGCGATGAAGCCTGAAGACATTCCAGCGGAGTGCTTGGCTTGA
- a CDS encoding PfkB family carbohydrate kinase, with protein MSTASHTPPARTPVWVLGEALMDCMAQPDGSLVPHLGGSPYNLALATALQGASVGFVAPFSTDTFGQALLDHLQANHARSLLPRSAWPTSLAVVQVHEGQPSYGFYRDNVADRDYQVADVVALLEASPPGVLHTGSLMAMPPEHHKVLQIVAAAKRLGWIISVDVNLRPRVAHDVPAYLQAVREVAALADWLKASDEDLELLGFAEVSLANASSLATHWMAQGCSRVALTFGAQGAYLQVGDAHAQGAAPVVDVKDTVGAGDTFWGSCLADWVRHDTLNNNSLAMQRVPETLQRALVAAAINCSRVGCQPPDIATLDAAL; from the coding sequence TTGAGCACTGCATCACACACGCCACCTGCTCGCACACCGGTCTGGGTGCTGGGTGAAGCCCTGATGGACTGCATGGCGCAGCCCGATGGCTCGCTGGTGCCGCACTTGGGGGGCAGCCCTTACAACTTGGCATTGGCCACCGCCTTGCAGGGCGCATCTGTTGGCTTTGTTGCTCCCTTTTCGACAGACACATTTGGCCAAGCCTTGCTCGACCATTTGCAAGCCAACCACGCACGCAGCTTGTTACCCCGCTCTGCATGGCCCACTTCCTTGGCCGTGGTGCAGGTGCATGAGGGACAACCCAGTTACGGTTTTTACCGTGACAACGTTGCCGACCGCGACTACCAAGTGGCCGATGTGGTGGCTTTGTTAGAGGCTTCCCCGCCTGGCGTGCTGCACACCGGCTCGCTCATGGCCATGCCACCCGAGCACCACAAGGTCTTGCAAATCGTTGCAGCTGCCAAGCGTTTGGGTTGGATCATCAGCGTGGACGTAAACCTGCGCCCACGCGTGGCCCATGATGTGCCCGCGTACTTGCAAGCCGTGCGTGAAGTGGCGGCCCTTGCCGATTGGCTCAAAGCCAGTGACGAAGATTTAGAACTGCTCGGTTTTGCAGAGGTGTCTTTGGCCAATGCCTCCAGCTTGGCGACGCATTGGATGGCCCAAGGTTGCTCGCGTGTGGCGTTGACCTTTGGTGCGCAAGGCGCTTATTTGCAAGTGGGTGATGCACATGCACAAGGCGCAGCGCCCGTGGTGGATGTGAAAGACACAGTGGGCGCAGGCGACACGTTTTGGGGCAGTTGCTTGGCAGATTGGGTACGGCACGACACCTTGAACAACAACAGCCTTGCCATGCAACGTGTGCCTGAAACCTTGCAACGCGCCTTGGTGGCTGCCGCCATCAATTGCAGCCGTGTCGGCTGCCAACCTCCCGATATAGCGACCTTAGACGCGGCGCTTTAA
- the murI gene encoding glutamate racemase, with the protein MSQPIASSTTASPFQGAIGVFDSGVGGLSVLRAIRAALPHEHLVYVADSGHAPYGDQSEAHITQRTLTVGNWLAEQGVKGITIACNTATVVAAKTLREQTHLPVVAIEPAIKPAVALTRSGVVGVLATRQTVQSAAVAKLVELYGADKRILLQGCPGLVEQVERADLHSAETESLVRQFITPLLEQGADTLVLGCTHYPFLRDTIQRVAGEVVTLLDPAEAVARELVRRLTDNGSLTTQTELGSVRFFTSGDMAQVQHAVTHLWGDSAQVEPLASNR; encoded by the coding sequence ATGTCCCAGCCCATTGCCTCATCCACGACAGCGAGCCCATTTCAAGGCGCCATTGGCGTGTTTGATTCGGGTGTCGGTGGCCTGTCCGTCTTGCGCGCCATCCGCGCTGCGCTGCCGCATGAGCACTTGGTGTATGTGGCGGACTCCGGTCACGCCCCGTATGGCGACCAATCTGAAGCGCACATCACCCAACGCACGCTGACTGTGGGCAATTGGTTGGCCGAGCAAGGCGTGAAGGGCATCACCATCGCTTGCAACACGGCCACGGTGGTGGCCGCCAAAACCTTGCGCGAACAAACGCATTTGCCCGTGGTGGCGATTGAGCCCGCCATCAAGCCCGCCGTGGCACTGACGCGCAGCGGCGTGGTGGGCGTGTTGGCCACGCGCCAAACCGTGCAAAGCGCGGCGGTGGCTAAGCTGGTTGAGTTGTATGGCGCGGACAAACGCATCTTGCTGCAAGGCTGCCCCGGTTTGGTGGAGCAAGTCGAACGCGCCGATTTGCACAGCGCTGAAACTGAAAGCCTGGTGCGCCAGTTCATCACGCCGCTGCTAGAGCAGGGCGCAGACACCTTGGTGCTGGGCTGCACGCATTACCCGTTTTTACGCGACACGATCCAGCGCGTGGCGGGTGAGGTTGTGACCCTGCTAGACCCCGCCGAGGCCGTGGCCCGTGAGTTGGTGCGCCGCTTGACGGACAACGGCAGTTTGACCACACAAACAGAGCTGGGCTCTGTGCGGTTTTTTACCTCAGGTGATATGGCGCAGGTTCAGCATGCGGTGACGCACCTGTGGGGCGATAGCGCTCAGGTTGAACCCTTGGCATCAAATCGCTGA
- the maiA gene encoding maleylacetoacetate isomerase gives MKLYNYFRSGTSHRLRIALNLKGLDYEYVVVNLLKEEHLQDRFKKINPQGFVPALDVDGTVLIQSPAIIEWLEEKYPYPPLLPSHSLARQHVRAIAAIVSSDIHPLNNRRVLQHLRKDFGASEDAIHQWCGQWIAEGFDTIESLLSQDKHRQGFCFGSAPTMADVYLIPQIESARRFKVELEKWPNILAIEKNCLDLNSFRLASPSLQVDA, from the coding sequence ATGAAGCTGTACAACTATTTCCGAAGCGGCACATCGCATCGTTTAAGAATCGCGCTCAACCTGAAAGGCTTGGATTACGAATACGTCGTTGTGAATTTGCTCAAAGAAGAGCACCTTCAGGATCGTTTCAAAAAAATCAACCCACAGGGATTTGTTCCAGCACTTGATGTGGATGGAACGGTCTTGATTCAATCGCCGGCCATCATTGAATGGCTTGAAGAGAAATATCCGTATCCCCCACTGCTACCGAGTCACTCTTTGGCAAGACAGCATGTGAGAGCCATCGCAGCCATTGTGAGCTCGGACATTCACCCGCTAAACAATCGCCGAGTTCTTCAACATCTTCGCAAAGATTTTGGCGCCTCTGAAGATGCAATCCATCAATGGTGCGGGCAATGGATCGCTGAAGGCTTTGACACGATTGAGTCTCTCTTAAGTCAGGACAAACATCGCCAGGGATTTTGCTTTGGCTCGGCGCCAACGATGGCCGATGTCTATCTGATACCCCAAATTGAGAGTGCTCGAAGATTCAAAGTCGAACTTGAAAAATGGCCAAACATCCTGGCTATCGAAAAGAACTGCTTGGACTTGAATTCATTTCGCCTGGCGTCTCCATCGCTTCAAGTGGATGCTTGA